The following are from one region of the Leptospira neocaledonica genome:
- a CDS encoding adenosine deaminase, with protein sequence MDSNLGFADLHNHLYGSLKPELLRQMGLNNPSPRWEIFTKPFQELYGRSINTGTFFEDYKSLEDFKKIYLFNHQGPFPEFQAKFNLIIALSKFDPQEIKFVSKHITKDQYEEGVVFGEYRIMYSPLDTYEGIYSKTLAACEGFEEAESELLGKVGSRLVVSLHRDGEFFKEYEMLKEMMEKNSLIKKYLVGLDFCYIEEGFPPKGKREFLKEIQKDNLAEPSTALTVLYHVGESFLDKTLLSASRWVLEAAEWGAHRLGHAIAVGLDPNAYLGKKVLEPVSEREDTLKFQLDHWDEISKYGELPAKKRLESELDSIRHKEKVEISVTENLVSETKAFQEYCMDRIKNTNAIIESCPSSNEYIGMVKDKAHHPLVRFAHNDLKFTISTDDPGIFGTNIKEEYDKAQSLGLDTEYLEKIRKNSFQYTSEILSGRIESEQGAILER encoded by the coding sequence ATGGATTCGAATCTAGGATTTGCAGATCTTCATAATCATCTATACGGCAGTCTCAAACCTGAACTTCTTAGGCAGATGGGATTAAACAATCCTTCTCCTAGATGGGAAATTTTTACAAAACCTTTCCAAGAACTTTATGGAAGGTCCATCAACACAGGAACTTTCTTCGAAGATTATAAATCTTTGGAAGATTTTAAAAAGATCTATTTATTCAATCACCAAGGTCCTTTTCCTGAATTCCAAGCAAAGTTCAATCTGATCATTGCACTTTCTAAATTCGATCCTCAAGAGATCAAATTTGTATCTAAACATATCACCAAGGATCAATACGAAGAAGGTGTTGTCTTCGGAGAATATCGTATCATGTATTCTCCACTCGATACTTACGAAGGTATTTATTCTAAAACTTTAGCTGCTTGCGAAGGTTTCGAAGAAGCAGAATCCGAACTTTTAGGAAAGGTTGGATCTCGTTTGGTAGTCTCCTTACATAGAGATGGAGAGTTTTTTAAAGAATACGAAATGTTAAAAGAGATGATGGAAAAAAATTCCCTCATTAAAAAGTATCTAGTCGGATTAGATTTTTGTTATATTGAAGAAGGTTTTCCGCCCAAAGGTAAAAGGGAATTTTTAAAAGAAATACAAAAAGATAATCTTGCGGAACCTTCTACTGCGCTTACAGTTCTCTATCATGTAGGAGAATCTTTTTTGGATAAAACTCTTCTCTCTGCATCTCGCTGGGTATTGGAGGCAGCAGAATGGGGGGCACATAGGCTCGGGCATGCGATCGCAGTAGGTTTGGATCCGAATGCATATCTTGGAAAAAAAGTTTTAGAGCCTGTATCAGAAAGAGAAGACACGCTCAAATTCCAATTAGATCATTGGGATGAAATTTCTAAATACGGAGAATTACCTGCTAAAAAAAGATTGGAATCAGAATTGGATTCGATCCGACATAAGGAGAAGGTAGAAATTTCCGTTACTGAAAACCTGGTCTCTGAAACAAAGGCATTTCAAGAGTATTGTATGGATCGGATCAAAAATACGAATGCGATCATAGAGTCCTGTCCTAGTTCCAATGAATATATTGGAATGGTGAAAGATAAGGCTCATCATCCTTTAGTCAGATTCGCTCATAATGATCTGAAATTTACCATTTCCACTGATGATCCTGGAATTTTCGGGACCAATATTAAAGAAGAATATGATAAGGCCCAAAGTTTAGGACTGGATACTGAATATTTGGAAAAGATCAGAAAGAACTCTTTTCAATATACATCTGAAATTCTTTCCGGAAGGATAGAATCCGAACAAGGAGCAATTCTCGAAAGATGA
- a CDS encoding gamma-glutamyltransferase family protein, protein MKKVLTYSLSGILVVVLVLVIFYYATSQPGETMSFQDPYHTERPTAQGSKLMVASGHPLATKAALEILEKGGNAADAGVAALLVLNVTQGEEASFPGVAPLLYYDQADKKVHSYIGVGTAPAKATIEYFKSRGHESIPMLKYSSQLVPASPDVIVALLKKYGTKSFEEVSKPAIQIAEEGFPVHRILMRNLNIGVFKRLGLKFLLPYNAKIYVGDKWWKPLHQGEKFKRPALSATLKELVEAEKVASSSGKNRAESLEAIRDYFYKGPIADKIAKAHTEHDGTMLKSDLARYSADWEIPLQGNYGPYTIFSNRTWNQGAVVPIVLQILEGIDLKSMGHNSTEYVHTITQAIELAMADREKYFGDPAYVSVPEKGLLSKEYAAERRKLLQSKAFGKTPPPGDPFLFESPVSSKKIAYQKEDRIVLNQEPLFDLTPSFWERTESGKIGRDTTYLSIIDSKGNSLSLTPSDFPQSPIIEGDITLGIRMTQFRLDPNHPSALVPGKRPTITPNASMVFKDGKFWMSFGTPGGDMQTQAVVQVFLNLVVFGMDPQEAVSAPRFRSLNWPDAFSPHKYYPGRIELEEEIYKKAGKALETLGYEVKEREKWEYDFGAPCISLKDPKTGILYGGADPRKESWAEGK, encoded by the coding sequence ATGAAAAAAGTCCTAACGTATTCTCTATCAGGGATCTTAGTAGTCGTTCTAGTTCTTGTAATATTTTATTACGCAACTTCCCAGCCGGGAGAAACAATGAGCTTCCAAGATCCGTATCATACGGAAAGACCTACTGCACAAGGCTCCAAGCTCATGGTTGCAAGCGGTCATCCTTTAGCTACCAAAGCAGCTTTGGAAATTTTAGAGAAAGGGGGGAATGCTGCGGACGCGGGAGTGGCTGCTCTTTTAGTCCTAAACGTGACCCAGGGAGAAGAGGCTTCTTTTCCTGGAGTAGCTCCTCTACTTTACTACGACCAAGCAGATAAAAAAGTTCATAGTTATATCGGAGTTGGGACGGCACCTGCAAAGGCTACGATAGAATATTTTAAGTCTAGAGGACATGAGTCCATTCCGATGTTAAAATATTCCTCTCAGCTGGTTCCTGCTTCTCCCGATGTGATTGTTGCATTACTAAAAAAATACGGTACGAAATCTTTTGAAGAAGTGAGTAAGCCCGCAATTCAAATCGCAGAAGAAGGTTTTCCAGTTCACAGAATTCTAATGAGGAATTTGAATATAGGCGTTTTCAAAAGATTAGGTCTAAAGTTTCTACTCCCTTATAACGCAAAAATTTATGTGGGAGACAAATGGTGGAAACCTCTTCATCAGGGAGAAAAATTTAAGAGGCCTGCGTTATCCGCAACTCTGAAGGAGTTGGTGGAAGCAGAAAAGGTCGCTTCTTCTTCCGGAAAAAACCGTGCAGAGTCCTTGGAGGCAATTCGAGATTATTTTTATAAGGGACCGATCGCTGACAAAATCGCCAAAGCTCATACAGAACATGACGGCACCATGTTGAAATCCGATTTGGCAAGATACAGTGCAGACTGGGAAATTCCCTTACAAGGAAATTATGGGCCTTATACTATCTTCTCCAATCGTACTTGGAACCAAGGAGCAGTTGTTCCAATCGTTCTTCAAATTTTAGAAGGAATAGATTTAAAATCTATGGGGCATAACTCCACAGAGTATGTTCACACTATAACGCAAGCAATCGAGTTAGCGATGGCGGATCGAGAAAAATATTTTGGAGATCCTGCTTATGTTTCCGTTCCGGAGAAGGGACTACTCAGTAAAGAATATGCCGCCGAAAGAAGAAAATTATTACAATCCAAAGCATTCGGAAAAACTCCTCCACCAGGAGATCCTTTCCTATTCGAATCTCCTGTAAGTTCCAAAAAGATCGCGTATCAAAAGGAAGATCGGATCGTTTTAAACCAGGAACCTCTTTTTGATCTTACTCCAAGTTTTTGGGAAAGAACTGAATCCGGAAAAATTGGAAGAGACACGACTTATCTGAGTATTATCGATTCTAAAGGAAATTCTTTATCATTAACTCCTAGCGACTTCCCTCAATCTCCAATCATTGAAGGTGATATTACGTTAGGAATCAGAATGACCCAATTCCGTTTAGATCCGAACCATCCATCCGCCTTGGTACCAGGAAAAAGACCGACAATTACGCCTAACGCGTCTATGGTATTCAAGGATGGAAAATTCTGGATGAGTTTTGGAACGCCTGGCGGGGATATGCAAACCCAAGCAGTGGTCCAAGTATTCTTAAATTTAGTAGTTTTCGGGATGGATCCGCAAGAGGCAGTCAGCGCTCCTCGCTTCCGTTCTTTAAACTGGCCCGATGCATTCTCCCCTCATAAATATTATCCTGGAAGAATAGAATTAGAAGAAGAGATCTATAAAAAAGCAGGAAAAGCTCTCGAAACACTTGGCTATGAAGTCAAAGAAAGAGAAAAATGGGAATACGATTTCGGGGCTCCTTGTATTTCTTTAAAAGATCCTAAAACCGGAATTTTATATGGCGGCGCCGATCCTAGAAAAGAATCCTGGGCAGAAGGAAAATAA
- a CDS encoding bacitracin resistance protein BacA produces the protein MSTTFYTPSGGPPPPSPRLRELFAKVGEAPIRELVSVFYDQIAVSEIRWMFPENLEESKVKSADFMVQVLGGPPYYVQKYGPPKMRARHLPFPIDEKARRVWLSCYRKAIKDWEADEESKEILWQFLQDFSSWMVNKASSEE, from the coding sequence ATGAGTACAACATTTTATACTCCTTCCGGAGGACCTCCTCCTCCAAGTCCCCGCCTCAGAGAATTATTTGCAAAGGTAGGGGAAGCTCCTATTCGGGAACTTGTTTCTGTTTTCTATGATCAAATAGCAGTCAGCGAAATTCGTTGGATGTTTCCAGAAAATCTAGAAGAAAGCAAAGTAAAATCAGCGGACTTTATGGTACAGGTTCTCGGAGGTCCGCCCTATTATGTGCAAAAATATGGGCCGCCAAAAATGAGAGCCCGACATCTTCCATTTCCTATCGATGAAAAAGCAAGAAGGGTCTGGCTTTCTTGTTATCGTAAGGCGATAAAAGACTGGGAAGCAGACGAAGAATCTAAAGAAATACTTTGGCAGTTTTTGCAGGATTTCTCCTCTTGGATGGTAAATAAGGCTTCTTCTGAAGAATGA
- a CDS encoding acylphosphatase yields MAAKNDFRAKIRIRGTVQGVGFRYFVLQRAQECRLKGYTMNLPTGEVEVVVEGDKVFIEDLYKAVQRGPSKAKVTEATIHWEDAKGTFRTFEIKR; encoded by the coding sequence ATGGCTGCAAAAAATGATTTTAGAGCGAAAATCAGAATCCGAGGAACCGTACAAGGAGTTGGTTTTAGATATTTTGTGCTACAAAGAGCACAAGAATGCCGACTCAAAGGTTACACTATGAATCTTCCTACTGGAGAAGTAGAAGTTGTAGTGGAAGGAGACAAAGTTTTTATCGAAGATTTGTACAAAGCAGTTCAAAGAGGACCCTCTAAAGCGAAAGTAACGGAAGCTACAATCCATTGGGAAGATGCTAAAGGTACGTTTAGGACTTTCGAGATCAAACGTTGA
- a CDS encoding RNA pyrophosphohydrolase yields MDKPYRKNVGMVVFNSKGEVLVGERLNFKGSWQFPQGGIDDGEDPNSAAQRELLEEVGIQNAEIIYEYPSWINYDFPESLHLSSNLKKYRGQTQKWYLLYWNGKAEDCNLTAHEQEFERVKFIPFQECLSTVVSFKKDVYQQLVQEFEPKISDFLKKGPSA; encoded by the coding sequence ATGGACAAACCGTATAGAAAGAACGTTGGAATGGTAGTCTTCAATTCCAAGGGAGAGGTTTTAGTAGGAGAAAGACTGAATTTTAAAGGCTCTTGGCAGTTTCCGCAAGGGGGAATAGATGATGGAGAAGATCCTAACTCAGCCGCTCAAAGAGAACTTTTAGAAGAAGTAGGCATCCAAAACGCTGAGATCATCTATGAATATCCGAGTTGGATCAACTATGATTTTCCTGAGTCCTTACATTTAAGCTCGAATCTTAAAAAGTATAGAGGCCAGACCCAAAAATGGTATCTTCTATACTGGAATGGTAAAGCAGAAGACTGCAATCTAACGGCTCATGAGCAAGAGTTCGAAAGAGTTAAATTCATCCCTTTCCAAGAATGTCTTTCGACCGTGGTCTCATTTAAAAAAGATGTGTATCAGCAATTGGTCCAAGAGTTCGAGCCTAAGATCTCCGACTTTCTGAAGAAGGGACCTTCTGCATGA
- a CDS encoding MFS transporter translates to MSKRFSFHYAWIVLIVTFFTLIVAAGVRSMPGILIVPLEKEFGWDRSAISFAISVNLLLYGLVGPFAAGLMNRFGVKRIMVFALGLLISGILLTTIMRTNWQLVVLWGVMVGFGSGMAALVLGATVVNRWFVSHRGLLMGILTASTATGQIIFLPFLASLTEQEGWRNAVYAVASILGILLPTVFFLMKDSPKQSGLLPYGAKSEEEGILPVSGNPFTEAINALKVGLRSRNFWLLAGSFFVCGASTNGLVGTHLVPACSDHGIPEVRAAGLLALMGIFDLIGTVGSGWLSDRVNNKILLFMYYGLRGISLLLLPQAFDPESNKLSIFAVFYGLDWIATVPPTVALTAKIFGREKVGLMFGWVVAFHQIGAAVAAFGAGYIRTVQGEYDLAFIFAGALCVITALGIFAVSTEKEEAKLSETPEFAS, encoded by the coding sequence TTGAGTAAACGTTTTTCTTTTCATTATGCTTGGATCGTTTTGATCGTTACTTTTTTTACTCTGATTGTTGCGGCAGGAGTGCGGTCCATGCCTGGAATTCTGATTGTTCCTCTCGAAAAAGAATTTGGTTGGGATAGATCTGCCATCTCTTTTGCCATTTCCGTTAACCTTTTGTTGTATGGATTAGTCGGGCCATTCGCCGCGGGACTGATGAATCGTTTTGGTGTAAAACGAATTATGGTATTTGCGCTCGGGCTATTAATCTCCGGAATTCTACTAACAACGATTATGCGGACAAATTGGCAATTAGTAGTTCTATGGGGAGTAATGGTAGGCTTCGGTTCCGGAATGGCTGCCCTGGTTCTAGGAGCCACAGTGGTCAATCGTTGGTTTGTTTCTCATAGAGGACTTCTCATGGGAATTTTAACTGCAAGCACAGCCACGGGACAGATCATCTTTCTTCCGTTTTTAGCTTCTCTTACGGAACAAGAAGGATGGAGAAATGCAGTCTATGCAGTGGCTTCCATTTTAGGAATACTTCTTCCTACAGTATTCTTCTTGATGAAAGATTCTCCTAAACAATCCGGCCTCTTGCCTTACGGAGCAAAAAGTGAGGAAGAAGGGATCCTACCTGTTTCTGGTAATCCATTCACGGAGGCGATCAACGCACTCAAAGTTGGATTAAGATCCAGAAACTTTTGGCTTCTTGCAGGAAGTTTTTTTGTATGTGGCGCGAGCACAAACGGACTCGTGGGCACTCACTTAGTTCCTGCATGTTCGGATCATGGGATTCCAGAGGTTAGAGCCGCAGGACTCTTGGCATTGATGGGCATTTTCGATCTGATTGGAACAGTAGGTTCCGGTTGGTTATCCGATAGAGTGAATAATAAAATTCTGTTATTCATGTACTATGGATTGAGAGGGATCTCTTTATTATTATTACCTCAAGCGTTCGATCCTGAATCAAACAAACTTTCAATCTTTGCAGTATTTTACGGATTAGATTGGATCGCCACTGTTCCTCCTACTGTTGCATTGACAGCTAAAATATTCGGGAGAGAAAAAGTTGGATTGATGTTCGGTTGGGTGGTTGCGTTCCACCAGATCGGAGCTGCAGTTGCTGCATTCGGAGCCGGTTATATCCGAACAGTACAAGGAGAATACGATCTTGCATTCATATTCGCAGGAGCTTTATGTGTGATTACGGCGCTTGGAATTTTTGCGGTATCGACTGAAAAGGAAGAAGCGAAACTTTCCGAAACACCTGAATTTGCATCATAA
- a CDS encoding SET domain-containing protein, whose amino-acid sequence MSVRYKIRRPRVFSEKDFEIRESEIPGIGMGLFSKQDLVKGDTIGFYTGRVLDDKSANSARYCESKYLLWICKDHWIYGEGKESNYTRYINHSTKPNVRLVVSTRWKTARFEAMRKIRAGEELFFDYGDEYWIHLDVSPVEQN is encoded by the coding sequence ATGTCGGTCAGATATAAAATTCGCAGACCTCGAGTATTCTCAGAGAAGGATTTCGAAATTAGGGAATCCGAGATACCCGGAATCGGAATGGGACTATTCTCCAAACAAGACTTAGTCAAAGGTGATACTATCGGATTTTATACCGGTAGGGTTCTTGACGATAAGTCTGCAAACTCTGCAAGATACTGTGAGTCCAAATATTTACTTTGGATCTGTAAAGATCATTGGATCTACGGAGAAGGTAAAGAATCTAACTATACACGCTATATCAATCATAGTACTAAACCGAATGTAAGATTAGTAGTGTCTACTCGTTGGAAGACTGCAAGATTCGAAGCAATGCGTAAGATCAGAGCTGGAGAAGAGTTATTCTTCGACTATGGAGACGAATACTGGATCCATCTAGATGTCTCACCGGTGGAACAGAATTAA
- a CDS encoding potassium channel family protein — translation MRKKRIAVIGLGDFGIELVKRLYEDGQEVTAIDQDKNKIDRIREFSTYCVAIDSTDESELKEHGLDEMDAVVLAIGDNFENLIVTADALKKIGAINIFARYQSDLNKRVLQMLGIESLFNPEEQAAQSMAEQLANSSVKGVTLLGQDYRILETVVPKHMQGKTVQGAKLREDWNLNLITVKRPKKTRRKSDRKDEEVLGIPSPNLVLSEGDILVLFGKSEDLEQMIGKR, via the coding sequence ATGAGAAAGAAAAGGATCGCAGTTATTGGCCTCGGAGATTTCGGAATCGAACTCGTAAAAAGACTTTATGAAGACGGACAAGAAGTCACTGCAATCGATCAGGACAAAAACAAGATAGATCGTATCAGAGAATTTTCCACTTATTGTGTGGCGATCGATTCCACAGATGAATCGGAATTGAAAGAACATGGTTTGGACGAAATGGACGCCGTAGTTTTAGCGATCGGAGATAATTTCGAAAATCTGATCGTGACAGCGGATGCTTTAAAAAAGATAGGAGCAATTAATATATTCGCTCGTTACCAATCCGATCTGAATAAAAGAGTTTTGCAGATGTTGGGAATCGAGAGCTTATTTAATCCTGAAGAACAAGCTGCCCAGTCTATGGCGGAACAACTTGCAAACAGCAGCGTAAAAGGTGTAACCTTACTCGGGCAGGATTATAGAATTTTAGAAACAGTCGTCCCTAAACATATGCAAGGTAAAACAGTCCAAGGAGCCAAACTGAGAGAAGATTGGAACTTAAATCTGATCACAGTCAAAAGACCGAAAAAAACCAGGAGAAAATCGGATCGAAAGGATGAAGAGGTTTTGGGAATTCCTTCTCCGAATCTTGTATTGTCCGAAGGGGATATTTTAGTTCTATTCGGTAAAAGTGAAGATCTGGAACAAATGATCGGAAAACGTTAA
- a CDS encoding aldo/keto reductase: MKKRRLGKTGMVVSEICMGTMTFGSSCDEKEAHRILDKAFDSDIDFYDTAEIYPVPPEAEYVHATEKIFGNWLKTKKRESILIATKVCGPGHGWFTPPVREGKTALDRRNIKVAIEGSLKRLGTDYIDLYQTHWPDHDFGFEETLEALTELIDEGKVRYIGSSNETAWGTMKSLEVSRTNKLARYESIQNNFSILNRRFEDALSDICRREQISLLPYSPLAGGVLTGKYNGPNPPENARFTRYAKLPTERQRRMANRFLNEGTLASTKELMEVAKEAGISVTTLSVAWSKQHDYVASTIIGANTVEQLEESLKAADLILSDDILKKIDAVSKKIPYPMG, from the coding sequence ATGAAAAAAAGAAGGCTTGGAAAAACAGGGATGGTGGTTTCCGAAATTTGTATGGGAACCATGACATTCGGTTCCAGTTGTGATGAAAAAGAAGCACATCGGATTTTGGACAAGGCCTTCGATTCGGATATAGATTTTTATGATACTGCGGAGATCTATCCCGTCCCTCCGGAAGCGGAGTATGTTCATGCTACTGAAAAAATTTTCGGAAATTGGCTGAAGACTAAAAAGAGAGAATCTATTCTGATCGCTACCAAGGTTTGCGGTCCCGGTCATGGTTGGTTCACTCCTCCTGTGAGAGAAGGTAAGACGGCACTAGATCGCAGAAATATCAAAGTAGCGATTGAAGGTAGTTTAAAAAGACTCGGAACCGATTATATAGACTTATACCAAACCCATTGGCCTGATCATGATTTTGGATTCGAAGAAACATTAGAAGCTTTGACCGAATTGATAGACGAAGGTAAAGTCAGATATATAGGAAGTAGTAATGAAACCGCCTGGGGAACCATGAAAAGTTTGGAGGTTTCCCGAACAAACAAACTTGCAAGATACGAATCCATACAGAACAATTTCAGTATTTTGAACAGAAGATTCGAAGATGCTCTCTCCGATATCTGCAGAAGAGAACAGATAAGTCTTCTTCCTTACTCTCCTTTAGCGGGAGGAGTATTGACAGGAAAATATAACGGGCCCAACCCTCCGGAAAACGCAAGATTCACACGTTATGCAAAACTCCCCACAGAAAGACAAAGAAGAATGGCAAATCGTTTTCTAAACGAAGGCACTCTTGCTTCTACAAAAGAATTGATGGAAGTAGCAAAGGAAGCTGGAATCAGTGTGACCACTCTTTCAGTCGCATGGTCCAAACAACACGACTATGTGGCTTCTACCATTATTGGAGCCAATACTGTGGAACAATTGGAAGAAAGTTTAAAGGCCGCAGACTTGATACTTTCGGACGATATTTTGAAAAAGATAGACGCGGTTTCTAAAAAAATACCATATCCTATGGGATAA
- a CDS encoding TrkH family potassium uptake protein, whose amino-acid sequence MSPLLDPNLRTKLVSDWGGISVLFEENIKPILRFIFGVLGVISLFILIFLYGFYYPPEWIHSLRLITVTIVWYLVIYEFLSFLFTLTQYRIYLKLHKIETFVVLLVILQFFFEEKIESILSQQRTEEVVLLFLSLSQLTLAFGGFAHFLRRARLSLGKISPSLVMTGSFAILILLGTAALCLPRAEARPIQLVDLFFTAVSAVCVTGLSTIDISQDLTGTGQVILMVLVQLGGLGLMTLTVFFALVLEGQVSVTEKLIVKDLFSQESIGRAGSILKQVAYQTFAIEAIGSVFLYVTFPKELGFSQKELIFQSVFHSITGFCNAGFALFPRGLAEPYFKESYTFLSTLMILIIFGGLGFPTVNQLLKKIRFDGESFRHRFSLGSKLILITTLFLLFFGWISYWVLERNFSLKDLNWYDQAFHSLFYSVTTRTAGFNTLDISSMGIPMVFVSLFLMWVGASPNSTGGGIKTSTLALAVLQFYQFFTGKERVDVFGRTVAENSLSRASVAIVLSMFIIFLGILFLICFEKPLPFLDICYEVVSAYGTTGLSRGITSKFETPGKLLLCFVMFVGRVGVLTVLLAFVPKRKPRRYWYPEEYVVVG is encoded by the coding sequence ATGAGTCCTCTTTTAGATCCCAACTTACGGACAAAATTAGTTTCCGATTGGGGAGGGATTTCAGTTTTATTTGAAGAGAATATCAAACCGATCTTAAGATTTATATTCGGAGTTTTAGGAGTTATTTCTCTTTTTATACTGATCTTTTTATACGGATTTTATTATCCTCCGGAATGGATCCACTCGCTTCGTTTGATTACTGTGACCATAGTTTGGTATTTAGTAATTTACGAATTCTTAAGTTTTCTATTCACATTAACTCAATATCGTATTTATTTAAAACTGCATAAGATAGAAACATTTGTAGTTTTACTAGTGATCTTACAATTTTTCTTTGAGGAAAAAATAGAATCCATTCTTTCCCAACAAAGAACAGAAGAAGTTGTACTTTTGTTTTTATCGTTAAGCCAATTGACTTTGGCATTCGGAGGGTTTGCACATTTTCTAAGAAGAGCTAGACTTTCTCTCGGAAAAATTTCCCCTTCTCTTGTGATGACCGGAAGTTTTGCGATCCTTATCCTCTTGGGAACTGCTGCGTTATGCCTTCCTAGGGCAGAAGCAAGGCCGATCCAATTGGTGGACCTTTTTTTTACAGCGGTGAGTGCCGTATGCGTGACCGGTCTTAGTACGATCGATATTTCTCAAGACCTGACTGGAACGGGACAAGTGATTTTAATGGTGCTTGTCCAACTAGGCGGTTTGGGACTGATGACTCTGACAGTATTCTTTGCTTTGGTTTTAGAAGGACAGGTTTCCGTTACTGAAAAACTGATCGTCAAAGATCTATTTAGCCAGGAATCCATAGGAAGAGCAGGTTCCATCTTAAAACAAGTAGCTTACCAAACATTCGCTATAGAAGCTATAGGTTCCGTTTTTCTATACGTAACATTTCCCAAGGAGTTAGGATTTTCTCAGAAAGAACTTATCTTTCAATCCGTCTTTCATTCTATAACAGGATTTTGTAATGCAGGTTTCGCTCTTTTCCCTAGAGGACTCGCAGAGCCATATTTTAAGGAATCTTATACATTTCTTTCTACATTGATGATTTTGATCATATTCGGTGGCTTAGGTTTTCCTACTGTAAATCAGCTCCTAAAGAAGATCAGATTCGACGGGGAATCGTTTAGGCATCGTTTTTCCTTGGGCTCTAAACTGATATTGATCACCACATTATTCTTATTATTTTTTGGTTGGATATCCTACTGGGTCTTAGAAAGAAATTTTAGTTTGAAAGATTTGAACTGGTATGACCAGGCATTTCATTCTTTATTCTATTCTGTAACAACAAGGACTGCAGGATTTAATACTTTGGACATTTCTTCTATGGGGATTCCTATGGTGTTCGTAAGTTTATTTCTGATGTGGGTGGGCGCTTCTCCTAATTCTACCGGTGGAGGGATTAAAACTTCTACATTGGCGCTCGCGGTTTTGCAGTTTTATCAATTCTTTACAGGAAAGGAAAGAGTGGATGTTTTCGGGAGAACAGTCGCTGAAAATTCTCTTTCGAGAGCATCTGTCGCAATAGTACTTTCTATGTTTATAATATTCTTGGGGATCTTATTTTTGATCTGTTTCGAGAAACCTTTGCCTTTCTTGGATATTTGTTACGAAGTTGTCTCCGCCTACGGGACAACAGGTCTTTCTAGGGGGATTACTTCTAAATTTGAGACTCCTGGAAAATTACTTTTATGTTTTGTAATGTTTGTGGGAAGGGTTGGAGTGTTGACAGTGTTATTGGCTTTTGTACCGAAACGAAAACCGAGAAGATACTGGTATCCTGAAGAATATGTTGTGGTCGGTTAA